The following coding sequences are from one Nicotiana tomentosiformis chromosome 3, ASM39032v3, whole genome shotgun sequence window:
- the LOC138907818 gene encoding uncharacterized protein, whose product MECQDLDKMSYDELRGDLIAFEKTHLERQIQQEKKKIVDFKAIVSEPENEEEEEGGEHDENIAMLSQVVTSMMRKNRNNRRGLSNFRKGRTNNENDGRCYEYGKHGHIQANYLELKKKLSRNLQKKKSFGTWSDEEESDHEEITNICFMAIKEDNNKNSDELGLMADEGADEEEDSGGLGLMVDEGTNIERVLNELRKIQREKKDWALKLEVCEIERDMLQDEVNEPQLQLNGLRKSTIHSSVKSN is encoded by the exons ATGGAATGTCAAGACCTTGACAAAATGTCCTATGATGAACTTAGAGGTGATCTAATTGCCTTTGAGAAAACTCATTTGGAAAGGcaaattcaacaagaaaagaagaaaattgtTGATTTTAAAGCAATTGTGTCTGAACCAGAAaatgaagaggaagaggaaggagGAGAACATGATGAAAACATAGCCATGCTCTCCCAAGTTGTAACAAGCATGATGAGAAAAAATAGAAATAATAGGAGAGGTCTATCAAACTTCAGAAAAGGAAGGACGAATAATGAAAATGATGGAAGATGCTATGAGTATGGAAAACATGGACACATTCAAGCTAATTATCTCGAATTGAAGAAGAAGCTCAGCAGGAACCTTCAAAAGAAGAAGTCCTTCGGAACctggagtgatgaagaagaatctGACCATGAAGAAATTACAAATATATGTTTCATGGCCATAAAAGAAGATAACAATAAGAACTCCGATGAGCTCGGGCTCATGGCAGACGAAGGAGCAGATGAGGAAGAAGACTCAGGTGGACTTGGTCTTATGGTAGACGAGGGAACCA ATATTGAAAGAGTTCTAAATGAACTCAGAAAAatccaaagagaaaagaaagactggGCCTTGAAGTTGGAAGTTTGTGAAATTGAGCGTGACATGCTTCAAGATGAAGTTAATGAACCTCAACTTCAATTGAATGGATTACGAAAATCCACAATTCATAGTTCTGTCAAATCAAATTAG